The window AATACCGCATCCAGTCGCTCTATGGCGGCTACGAATGCGATTTCGAGCCCGATGCCGCCGATCTCGCCAGGGCACAATCGGTGGTCGCTTCGCTGCCGTTCGACCGGCCGCTATATTGCCGCATCGACATGGCGCGCCTGCCTTCAGGTGACCTTGCGGTGATGGAAGCCGAAATGATCGAGCCCTACCTCTACCCGCAGCAGGGGCCGGAACTCGGCAAACGGATGGCCGAGGCCATTCTCGGCAGGCTGGGTTAGCTAGGCCTCACGTCCAGCGCGGCGAGGATTTGCGGCAGGAGGGGTCGGGTGAACTGCACGCCAGCTTCCACCCCCTGGACCCAGACGACTTGTCCCGCGAAGGCAAGACGGTCGTCGATTTCGAAGATCAACATTGCACCTGGCTCTGCCGAGGCATCGAACAGTTCGACGCGGCAACCGGTGGGGGAGACGTCGCACAAGATCGCCTGGACCCGTTGCCGCGAAACGAGGCAGTCGAGCACGACATTCGTGGCGTGACGCGGAGTGAGGCGCTGCTGTATCGTCATGGTCCGTTCTAGGACCGTTTGTAGCAGGCACAGGGGAAGAAATCGTAAACGGGGCCTTTACTATGGGAAGCCGCGAAAACAGTGGCTTAGAAAGGTATCAGCCCTTCCATTCGCGTCTTTCCTCGGCAGATTTTAGGATTTCGTAGGCGAGCGAATATTTCTGGAACTGTGCCGCTGCACCCTTGTCGCCCGGCTTGACGTCGGGGTGCACTTCCTTGGCCCGGGCGCGAAATGCCTTCTTCACGGTCGCGAAATCGGCATCGGCCTCCAAGTCGAGCACTTCGAGCGCGCGCATCTCGTCGGCGCTGCGCGATCCGTCGCCGCTGCCTGCCCAGCCGTAATGCTGTGCCTCGGCATAGCCGGCATTCTCGGTTCGCTCTGCCTTGGCGCGGGCCTCCTTCTCGGCCTTGTCGAGGCCTTCGAAATAGTCCCAACCGCGATTGTATTCGGCGGCATGGGCCTGGCAAAACATCCAGCGCTCGGGACTGTTGGGTGCCTTGGGAGCGGGACAATCGCCGACTTCCTCGCACCCGTGCCGGTCACACAGGCGCACGGGCGCGGCTTCGCGGCTGGCGTCGTAACCGCGCCAGCGGGGAAATCCCCAATCGTTGGAGCGCCGCGCCTTAGGCACGGTAGATCGTTCCGGAAGTCGTTTGTCGGGCTGGCATGGTCGTCAATCTAGGAGCACTGGCGAACTTGGCAAGGATATGGGAACCAGTTTCAATTCGAAATGTTGCGTTGCAACGATTGTTTCACGTTTCCAGCCTAGGGGCCATGTCATGAGCAAGCAGCTTACGCTTTCTGCCATCGCCGCCGCACTGACCATGGGCCTTTTCGCCCTGTCGGCGGGCGCGGGCTTTTTCGATATTCCGGCCGGCAGCCAGCTTGCCGGTCAAGCGCCGCTGTTCGACCTGAACGCGCGCTTCTGAGCGAAACGGGTCCCGGCTCGGCCGGGACCCGCTCCTTCATCATCAGTTGATCGTAATCGTCGCGGCGCGGCGGTTGAGTGCCCATGCGGATTCGTTCGAACCGAGCGCCACGGGGCGTTCCTTGCCGTAGCTGACGGTGCGGATGCGGTTGGCCGGAATACCGATGCTGACGAGGTAGTTCTTCGCCGCATTGGCGCGGCGCTCGCCCAGGGCAAGGTTATACTCGCGCGTTCCGCGTTCGTCGGCATGGCCTTCGATCGTGAAATTGATCTGCGGATACTGGCTGAAATACTGCGCCTGCGTCTGCAGCTTGGCACTGTCCTCGGCGTCGATGTTGTAACGGTCGGTCTCGAAATAGACGACCGTGTTCGACTGTCCGACGGCGGCGATGAAGTGCTGCATCGAGCCCACCGCCGGTCCGGTGGAGGTCGGCGTCGGGGTCGGCGTCGCGACATCTTCCGGCGGCGGCGGCAGCTCTTCCGGAGCCTTCTTCGAGCACGCGGCCAAGGCCAGCGCGGAGGTCAGCACAGCGACAGTAGCGAAACGGGTATTCATAGGCTGTCCCCTTGTAAAACAGCGGTTTTCAATCGGTTTGCCCCCGATCGGTTTTTCGTCCCCACGAAACTCTCAATGCACTTACGGCAGGATCGGTCCCCATGCCGGGTCCGATGCATCGACCGGCGTCGGCAGGCGGCGCTCGTTCTCGCCGGTGAGGTCAACCTGCCATAGCGAGGTCTTGCCGGTGTTCCGCTCGGTGCGGAAGAACTGGATGATGCGGCCATTGGGCGCCCAGGTAGGTGCCTCGTCCTGCCAGCCGCTGGTCAGCTTGCGGAAGCCGCGACCGCTCGGGTTCATGACCGCCACGTTGAAATCGCCGGCAATATGGGTGAAGGCGATCTGGTCGCCGCGGGGGCTCCATTCGGGCGTCGCGGACCGGCCACCGAAGAACGACAGGCGGCGCTGGTTCGATCCGTCGGCATTCATGATGTAGATCTGCTGGCTTCCCGACCGGTCGCTTTCGAACACGATCTGGCGGCCATCGGGCGAGAAGGAGCCGCCGATGTCGATGCCGGGCGCATCGGTCAGCCGCTCGCTGCGCCCGCCCTGCGCGGAGACACGGTAGATGTCGGTATTTCCGCCGACCGCCATCGAATAAAGGATGTAGCGGCCGTCCGGGCTCCAGCGAGGCGCGAAGGTCGGATTCTCGCTTTGCGTCACCAGCGTCTGGCGGCCGGTTCCGATGTCGTAGACATAGATGCGCGGATTACCGTCGACATAGCTGAGATAGACCAGCTGCTTGTAATCGGGGGAATAAC of the Qipengyuania gaetbuli genome contains:
- the pal gene encoding peptidoglycan-associated lipoprotein Pal, translating into MNTRFATVAVLTSALALAACSKKAPEELPPPPEDVATPTPTPTSTGPAVGSMQHFIAAVGQSNTVVYFETDRYNIDAEDSAKLQTQAQYFSQYPQINFTIEGHADERGTREYNLALGERRANAAKNYLVSIGIPANRIRTVSYGKERPVALGSNESAWALNRRAATITIN
- a CDS encoding PilZ domain-containing protein, which produces MTIQQRLTPRHATNVVLDCLVSRQRVQAILCDVSPTGCRVELFDASAEPGAMLIFEIDDRLAFAGQVVWVQGVEAGVQFTRPLLPQILAALDVRPS
- a CDS encoding J domain-containing protein encodes the protein MPKARRSNDWGFPRWRGYDASREAAPVRLCDRHGCEEVGDCPAPKAPNSPERWMFCQAHAAEYNRGWDYFEGLDKAEKEARAKAERTENAGYAEAQHYGWAGSGDGSRSADEMRALEVLDLEADADFATVKKAFRARAKEVHPDVKPGDKGAAAQFQKYSLAYEILKSAEERREWKG